The Gemmata palustris genome includes a region encoding these proteins:
- a CDS encoding winged helix-turn-helix transcriptional regulator, whose translation MREAYSCGLEATFDVIGGKWKFVILWRLHPEARRFGELKRLVVGITEKMLIQQLREMVADGLVHRRAYPEIPPRVEYSLTPMGISLKDLLAPMCEWGSRYIEQMGGKDLCPESEPQTECV comes from the coding sequence ATGCGCGAAGCCTACTCGTGCGGCCTCGAAGCCACGTTCGATGTGATCGGCGGGAAGTGGAAGTTTGTTATCCTCTGGCGCCTCCACCCGGAAGCGCGCCGGTTCGGTGAGCTCAAGCGATTGGTGGTCGGGATCACCGAAAAGATGCTCATCCAACAACTTCGGGAGATGGTAGCGGACGGCCTCGTCCACCGGCGGGCGTACCCCGAGATCCCGCCGCGTGTGGAATATTCGCTCACCCCGATGGGGATCAGCCTCAAGGATTTACTCGCTCCGATGTGCGAATGGGGTAGCAGGTACATCGAGCAGATGGGCGGAAAGGATCTCTGCCCGGAATCCGAGCCCCAAACAGAATGCGTGTAG